A window from Mycolicibacterium tokaiense encodes these proteins:
- a CDS encoding IclR family transcriptional regulator: MTKVEERQPVAAGTSNMLLRGLTVLEAVARSSSRRGIGVTEIAIETALDKSTASRILAFLRDAGYIRQDGYRRYRLTNKLSQLSAGYSDIEDLILVARPHLEELHAEFDEEIYLAVLDGGHMHFVDYIASTRVVRSNLSKSERLVHETAAGRAAIALLGSDERQRALTLSAAAANIEFSAADLAAIERELDEARDRGWAGHDAGDEVTRFAAPIVDSGGVPLAAMCISGPSFRVDPRSAEFSAAVVRAARQTSEEFGCSPAPSAANNT, from the coding sequence ATGACAAAGGTGGAGGAGCGGCAACCAGTGGCCGCGGGCACCTCGAACATGCTCCTGCGCGGGCTCACTGTCCTGGAAGCGGTCGCACGATCGTCCAGTCGACGGGGCATCGGCGTCACCGAGATCGCAATCGAGACGGCTCTCGACAAATCGACCGCATCACGCATCCTGGCCTTTCTGCGGGATGCCGGCTACATCCGCCAGGACGGCTACCGCCGGTACCGGCTGACCAACAAACTCAGTCAACTCTCGGCCGGATACTCCGACATCGAGGACCTCATCTTGGTCGCGCGACCTCATCTCGAAGAGCTGCACGCCGAGTTCGACGAAGAGATCTACCTGGCTGTGCTCGACGGCGGCCACATGCACTTCGTCGACTACATCGCCTCCACTCGGGTGGTCCGCTCGAATCTCTCGAAATCCGAACGTCTTGTCCATGAGACCGCGGCAGGACGCGCGGCGATCGCCCTCCTGGGGTCAGACGAGCGACAGCGCGCACTCACACTGTCGGCGGCTGCGGCGAACATCGAGTTCTCCGCTGCCGATCTCGCGGCGATCGAGCGCGAACTCGACGAAGCCCGCGATCGGGGCTGGGCGGGCCACGACGCAGGAGATGAGGTCACCCGATTCGCCGCGCCGATCGTCGACAGCGGCGGCGTACCGCTGGCCGCGATGTGCATCTCCGGGCCGAGCTTCCGCGTGGACCCGCGGTCGGCGGAGTTCTCCGCAGCTGTTGTGCGCGCCGCCCGGCAGACGAGCGAGGAGTTCGGGTGCTCTCCCGCACCTTCTGCCGCGAACAACACCTGA
- a CDS encoding bifunctional 4-hydroxy-2-oxoglutarate aldolase/2-dehydro-3-deoxy-phosphogluconate aldolase, whose translation MASNRTLDERLSQLWADRVVAVVRAASVPDPAGLCEALRRGGIRTVEFTFTISNIETCLESAVAAAAGTDTVIGAGTVLTADQAQRAIDLGVRFFVTPCHQPDVAALANDHGIPLLDGAMTPSEVHAAHRHGAAAVKIFPAGAVGPKYLKDLHGPFPDIALVPSGGIDASNAHTYLSHGAAAVTAGTSVVSPALVAEGQWDEIEARAAHFVTSLGQAS comes from the coding sequence GTGGCCTCCAACAGGACCCTTGATGAACGACTATCGCAGCTATGGGCAGACCGTGTGGTGGCCGTTGTCCGGGCAGCTTCAGTGCCCGATCCGGCCGGATTGTGTGAGGCGCTGCGCCGCGGTGGGATTCGGACCGTCGAGTTCACCTTCACCATCTCGAACATCGAGACATGCCTGGAATCGGCTGTCGCGGCGGCAGCCGGCACCGACACGGTGATCGGTGCCGGAACCGTGTTGACCGCCGATCAGGCGCAGCGTGCCATCGATCTGGGGGTGCGGTTCTTCGTGACCCCGTGCCATCAACCCGACGTCGCCGCACTGGCGAACGATCACGGGATTCCATTGCTGGACGGCGCCATGACCCCCAGTGAGGTCCACGCAGCCCACCGCCACGGGGCGGCCGCGGTGAAGATTTTTCCGGCAGGCGCCGTCGGACCCAAATACCTCAAGGATCTGCACGGTCCGTTCCCCGATATCGCGTTGGTGCCCTCCGGCGGTATCGACGCGAGCAACGCGCACACTTACCTGAGCCACGGCGCCGCCGCAGTCACCGCCGGCACCAGCGTCGTGTCGCCGGCGCTGGTGGCCGAAGGTCAGTGGGATGAAATCGAAGCTCGCGCAGCACACTTCGTGACCAGCCTCGGGCAGGCGTCATGA
- a CDS encoding sugar kinase yields the protein MTDAESGGGLVTFGESMGLISALDIGPLETARGFRYGIGGAESNVAIGVARLGGSATWFGRLGADATGTMIARRLRAENVEVRAIVDDQRPTGLMVKHHRFADAAHLDYHRAGSAATAFTPEDLPTAVIQNAEILHVTGITPALSASAADTVFTAIELARAAGTVVSVDVNYRAKLWSPEAAAPVLHRLVAGADIVFAGPEEARLVLGPDAPTSDVELALALSRLGPTESILKNGAAGAVAVVGGDRYQRDALPVNAIDTVGAGDAFVAGYLSEHLRHCTPDVRLGTAIHVGALAVTVPGDCEGLPYRSDLEVIDSSDDIRR from the coding sequence ATGACAGACGCCGAGTCCGGCGGCGGGCTGGTCACTTTCGGAGAGTCGATGGGGTTGATCAGCGCGCTCGACATCGGTCCGCTGGAAACGGCTCGCGGATTCCGATACGGCATCGGCGGTGCAGAGTCGAACGTCGCCATCGGCGTCGCACGTCTGGGTGGATCGGCCACCTGGTTCGGGCGTCTGGGCGCAGATGCCACCGGCACGATGATCGCCCGTCGCCTGCGGGCGGAAAACGTCGAGGTCCGGGCCATCGTCGATGATCAGCGCCCCACCGGACTCATGGTCAAGCATCACCGCTTCGCCGATGCCGCGCATCTCGACTATCACCGAGCCGGCAGCGCTGCAACAGCATTCACCCCTGAGGATCTGCCCACAGCGGTTATCCAGAACGCTGAGATCCTGCACGTCACCGGTATCACACCGGCACTGAGCGCGTCAGCCGCCGACACCGTGTTCACCGCAATCGAACTGGCCCGCGCGGCGGGCACTGTCGTGTCTGTCGACGTCAATTACCGAGCCAAGCTCTGGAGTCCCGAAGCTGCCGCACCTGTCCTTCACCGGCTTGTCGCGGGAGCAGACATCGTCTTCGCCGGCCCTGAGGAAGCCCGCCTGGTCCTCGGACCCGACGCGCCGACCTCCGACGTCGAACTCGCCCTGGCGCTGTCGAGATTGGGCCCCACAGAGTCGATCCTGAAGAACGGTGCCGCAGGAGCTGTGGCCGTCGTCGGTGGTGACCGGTACCAGCGTGACGCGCTGCCGGTGAACGCGATCGACACCGTGGGTGCAGGTGATGCGTTCGTCGCGGGTTACCTGAGTGAACACCTGCGCCACTGCACCCCCGATGTCCGGCTCGGCACCGCCATTCACGTCGGGGCGCTCGCGGTCACCGTCCCCGGAGATTGTGAGGGCCTGCCCTATCGCAGCGACCTCGAGGTGATCGACAGCTCCGACGACATCCGTCGTTGA
- a CDS encoding aldo/keto reductase, with protein MREERTTTSEERTALADGNSIPTIGLGVLRVPSDDAEQSVRTALTAGYRSIDTAATYGNEDGVGRGIRNSEVPREEVFLTTKVWNTDHGYDRTLAAFDKSLARLGLDHVDLYLIHWPMAHLGKIPETWRALVELKAQGRVRSIGVSNFLVKHLELLASESDETPVVNQIELHPHMQQHELREYHRSKGIVTQAWSPLGQGQVLSDPTLVEIAHRHGRSVAQIVLRWHIQLGNVAIPKSSNPGRIADNRDVFGFALTEDDMAAIGTLNADRRIGSHPDSPPKNPLPYDD; from the coding sequence ATGCGGGAAGAGCGGACCACGACGAGCGAGGAGCGCACGGCGCTCGCCGACGGCAACAGCATCCCGACGATCGGGTTGGGCGTCCTGCGGGTGCCTTCCGATGACGCGGAGCAGTCGGTACGCACCGCACTGACGGCCGGCTACCGCTCGATCGACACGGCGGCGACCTACGGCAACGAAGACGGCGTCGGACGCGGCATCCGCAACTCCGAAGTGCCCCGCGAGGAGGTGTTCCTCACGACCAAGGTCTGGAACACCGACCACGGATATGACCGGACCCTCGCCGCCTTCGACAAGAGCCTCGCGCGGCTGGGTCTCGACCACGTGGATCTCTACCTCATCCATTGGCCCATGGCGCATCTCGGCAAGATCCCGGAGACGTGGCGGGCCCTGGTCGAGCTGAAGGCCCAGGGACGTGTCAGGTCGATCGGGGTGTCGAACTTCCTCGTCAAGCATCTGGAACTGCTCGCGTCCGAGTCCGATGAAACCCCGGTGGTCAATCAGATCGAGTTGCACCCGCACATGCAGCAGCACGAACTGCGCGAATACCACCGCAGCAAGGGCATCGTGACCCAGGCGTGGAGCCCGCTCGGCCAGGGCCAGGTGCTCAGCGACCCGACGCTGGTGGAGATCGCTCATCGGCACGGCCGCTCGGTCGCGCAGATCGTGTTGCGCTGGCACATCCAGCTCGGCAACGTCGCCATCCCCAAATCATCCAACCCGGGACGGATCGCTGACAACCGCGACGTTTTCGGCTTCGCCCTGACCGAGGACGACATGGCGGCGATCGGGACGCTCAACGCCGATCGCCGGATCGGCTCGCATCCCGACTCACCGCCCAAAAACCCGCTGCCCTACGACGATTGA
- a CDS encoding hydroxypyruvate isomerase family protein, whose translation MSAENATTTETLALVANVSLLFTEAPYLERFERAAAAGFTAVETWWPWPAAVPGDAEVDAFLTAIGSAGVALTGLNLFAGDMPGGERGIISWPERSGEFAVNLDLVVDIARRTGCAGFNALYGQRRDGSDPATQDAVARERLGVATSRLSEVGGTVLVEALGRGLNGAYPLESAADAIAVVRQVRSDTGLANIGLLYDTFHLATSGDDLIGDVKDFASLIAHVQIADAPGRGEPGTGNIDFTHVLDELWASGYRGSVACEYKPTVPTTDSLGWIEGIPRLAALRPIVS comes from the coding sequence GTGAGCGCCGAGAACGCAACGACGACGGAAACGCTGGCCCTGGTTGCGAACGTCTCGCTGCTGTTCACCGAGGCGCCCTACCTGGAACGCTTCGAGCGCGCCGCCGCAGCAGGTTTCACCGCGGTCGAAACGTGGTGGCCGTGGCCCGCGGCGGTGCCCGGCGATGCAGAGGTGGACGCCTTTCTCACCGCCATCGGTTCCGCAGGGGTGGCGCTGACCGGGCTCAACCTCTTCGCCGGCGACATGCCCGGTGGCGAGCGGGGGATCATCTCGTGGCCCGAGCGCAGCGGTGAATTCGCCGTGAACCTCGACCTCGTCGTCGACATCGCACGACGCACCGGTTGCGCCGGATTCAACGCCCTCTATGGCCAGCGCCGCGATGGAAGCGACCCCGCGACGCAGGATGCGGTCGCCCGCGAGCGGCTCGGCGTCGCCACGTCCCGGCTCAGCGAGGTCGGCGGTACGGTGCTGGTCGAAGCTCTGGGGCGGGGTCTCAACGGTGCTTATCCACTGGAGTCCGCGGCCGACGCGATAGCTGTTGTGCGCCAGGTGCGTTCGGACACCGGACTGGCCAACATCGGGCTGCTGTACGACACGTTTCACCTGGCGACCAGTGGTGACGACCTGATCGGCGATGTCAAGGACTTTGCGTCGCTCATCGCCCACGTGCAGATCGCTGACGCGCCCGGGCGTGGCGAGCCCGGCACAGGCAACATCGACTTCACGCATGTGCTCGATGAGCTGTGGGCGTCGGGTTATCGTGGCTCGGTCGCCTGCGAGTACAAACCGACCGTACCGACCACGGATTCACTCGGCTGGATCGAAGGAATCCCGCGGCTGGCTGCCTTGCGCCCGATCGTCAGCTAG
- a CDS encoding GntR family transcriptional regulator, which yields MLAATSLTESLSDALRAQILKGEVPPGLRLTEAWVAERFDVARPTAKAGLDRLCAEGLLRRGPRRSSVVPQLSADDITDIYFSRQPVETLAVRTLAASRTAPTDAQRALNLMRLAAEQSAHADHTEADVAFHRALVAATASQRLQRMHASVMGEAQLCIAQVRRNASTDLTELTARHAAILDAIAKGEPDAAEAALRVDLDGCRDMLLADVAAVRGT from the coding sequence GTGCTTGCAGCCACATCACTGACCGAGTCACTCAGTGACGCGTTGCGCGCGCAGATCCTCAAGGGCGAGGTACCCCCAGGTCTACGGCTCACCGAAGCCTGGGTGGCCGAACGGTTCGACGTGGCCCGTCCGACGGCCAAGGCCGGGCTCGACCGGCTCTGCGCCGAAGGGCTGCTCCGCCGTGGCCCCCGCCGGAGTTCCGTGGTGCCGCAACTGTCGGCCGACGACATCACCGACATCTACTTCAGCCGCCAGCCGGTCGAGACGCTGGCCGTGCGGACACTGGCGGCCTCCCGTACCGCACCGACCGACGCCCAGCGGGCGCTGAACCTGATGCGCCTGGCGGCCGAGCAGTCGGCGCACGCCGACCACACCGAGGCTGACGTGGCCTTTCATCGTGCACTGGTGGCTGCCACGGCAAGCCAGCGGCTGCAGCGGATGCACGCCTCGGTGATGGGCGAGGCGCAGCTGTGCATTGCTCAGGTACGGCGCAACGCGTCGACCGACCTGACCGAGCTGACTGCTCGGCACGCCGCGATTCTCGACGCCATCGCCAAGGGGGAACCCGACGCCGCCGAAGCCGCACTGCGGGTCGATCTCGACGGTTGCCGGGACATGCTCCTGGCTGATGTAGCGGCAGTACGCGGCACCTGA
- a CDS encoding NAD(P)-dependent oxidoreductase, whose product MRVAVIGLGVMGLPMSLNLVAAGFDVVGYTRTPERGRPLAEGGGTLADSLASAVAGAEAVVTVLPDSPDVVEVYTGPGGVLESAAADTLLLDMSTIRPDVARDLHERAAAASMVMLDAPVSGGQAGAQEGALSIMCGGSADAFQRAQSLLEAMGKTIVLVGGPGSGQTVKAANQLLVAGTIELVAEALVFLDAHDVDLTPAVEVLAGGLAGSTVLNRKAASMVSGQFAPGFRVDLHHKDLGIYREAARQQGVFSPAGALVAELMASLRASGGGSLDHSALLTQVARLSGSTTWTES is encoded by the coding sequence GTGCGCGTTGCCGTCATCGGCCTGGGGGTTATGGGACTTCCGATGTCGCTCAATCTCGTCGCTGCCGGCTTCGACGTCGTGGGATACACCCGCACGCCGGAACGTGGCCGTCCGTTGGCCGAAGGTGGTGGGACCCTGGCGGATTCACTCGCGTCAGCGGTCGCCGGCGCCGAGGCTGTGGTCACGGTGCTGCCGGACTCGCCGGATGTGGTCGAGGTGTACACCGGCCCCGGTGGCGTGCTGGAGTCCGCCGCAGCCGACACCCTGCTGCTGGACATGAGCACCATTCGACCCGATGTCGCCCGTGATCTGCACGAGCGGGCCGCGGCGGCCTCGATGGTGATGCTGGATGCCCCGGTGAGTGGAGGCCAGGCAGGCGCGCAGGAAGGCGCCCTTTCCATCATGTGCGGCGGCAGCGCCGACGCCTTCCAGCGGGCCCAGTCTCTGCTCGAGGCGATGGGCAAGACGATCGTCCTCGTGGGCGGCCCCGGCAGCGGCCAGACCGTCAAGGCCGCCAACCAGTTGCTCGTCGCCGGCACAATCGAACTCGTCGCCGAAGCGCTCGTTTTCCTCGATGCACACGACGTTGACCTCACCCCTGCCGTCGAAGTCTTGGCGGGTGGCCTCGCCGGCAGCACTGTGCTCAATCGCAAAGCAGCGTCGATGGTCTCCGGACAGTTCGCCCCGGGCTTCCGGGTAGACCTGCATCACAAGGACCTCGGCATCTACCGCGAGGCCGCGCGCCAGCAGGGTGTCTTCTCGCCCGCCGGTGCCCTCGTCGCCGAGTTGATGGCGTCGTTGCGCGCCAGCGGAGGAGGCAGCCTCGACCATTCCGCGCTGCTCACCCAGGTCGCGCGCCTGTCCGGGTCGACAACCTGGACCGAGTCGTGA
- a CDS encoding dihydroxyacetone kinase family protein, which produces MTHLVNDAARFAGEALAGFAAAHPELVRLVPGAGVVRSAGHAGVAVVMGGGSGHHPAFAGWVGPGIGSGAVAGNVFSSPSASQIVDVTVAAAGGTDVLFVPINYSGDMLHFGEAARRLQAQGYDVRTVAVTDDIATPVDVEGGRRGIAGSFIVLKIVGAAAQRGDDLDGVERIARKAVGATRTLGVAFTGCTLPGATAPGVQIAEGVMTVGLGIHGEPGLESRPLETADATADLLVDALFGERAPEVGGRVAVLVNGLGATTPDELYVVFGRVAHRLRDAGMTLVAPVVDELVTSLDMAGLSLSLTYLDDELAELWQAPARTAAFTRGEIPAETGPVAASGISHGAPPEREPQTPTRPASVESKQLAALICDRLGDIAESLTAHAAQLGELDAVAGDGDHGACMQRGSSAALTAAQTAVAAGAGAGSVLAAAAEAWSDVGGGTSGALWGAGLQAAATVASDDQPSSTALAVAAVHAFVSAIVERGGAQVGDKTMVDALIPFAETLRERTTAADPLDTAWIAAADVAHAGAQHTATFTARRGRSRTHGDASIGTPDPGAVSFAIAAAAAGRAAGRPTTGDPS; this is translated from the coding sequence GTGACCCACCTTGTCAACGACGCTGCGCGGTTCGCCGGCGAAGCCCTCGCGGGTTTCGCCGCAGCGCACCCCGAGCTCGTGCGACTGGTCCCCGGCGCAGGCGTCGTGCGGTCCGCCGGTCACGCGGGCGTCGCGGTTGTGATGGGCGGCGGCTCGGGCCACCATCCGGCCTTCGCCGGGTGGGTGGGCCCCGGAATCGGCAGCGGCGCGGTCGCGGGCAACGTCTTCTCGTCACCGTCGGCCTCCCAGATCGTCGACGTGACGGTCGCCGCCGCGGGCGGAACCGACGTTCTGTTCGTGCCGATCAATTACTCGGGCGACATGTTGCACTTCGGCGAAGCTGCGCGTCGGCTGCAAGCGCAGGGTTATGACGTCCGCACGGTGGCGGTCACCGACGACATCGCCACGCCCGTCGACGTCGAGGGCGGCCGCCGGGGTATCGCCGGCAGCTTCATCGTGCTCAAGATCGTCGGTGCCGCTGCCCAGCGGGGCGACGACCTGGACGGTGTCGAGCGGATCGCCCGAAAGGCCGTCGGGGCGACCCGAACGCTGGGCGTGGCGTTCACGGGATGCACCCTCCCGGGGGCGACCGCACCGGGAGTGCAGATCGCCGAGGGTGTCATGACGGTAGGGCTGGGGATCCACGGCGAGCCCGGTCTCGAGTCCCGCCCTCTCGAAACCGCAGACGCGACAGCGGATCTCCTTGTCGATGCGCTTTTCGGCGAACGTGCGCCCGAGGTCGGCGGGCGTGTCGCCGTGCTCGTGAACGGACTCGGCGCAACCACACCCGATGAGCTGTACGTCGTCTTCGGCCGCGTGGCGCACCGCCTCCGCGACGCAGGCATGACGCTGGTAGCGCCCGTTGTGGACGAGCTGGTGACGAGCCTCGACATGGCGGGTCTGTCGCTGTCGTTGACCTACCTCGACGACGAGCTCGCCGAGTTGTGGCAGGCCCCGGCACGGACCGCGGCCTTCACCCGGGGAGAAATACCTGCAGAAACCGGCCCCGTGGCCGCGTCCGGGATCTCGCACGGTGCGCCACCCGAGCGCGAGCCGCAGACACCCACCCGGCCCGCGAGTGTGGAATCGAAGCAGCTCGCAGCCCTGATCTGCGACCGGCTCGGCGACATCGCCGAGAGTCTGACCGCACACGCCGCACAACTCGGAGAGCTCGACGCCGTTGCGGGCGACGGCGATCACGGGGCGTGCATGCAGCGCGGGTCGTCGGCCGCACTGACCGCGGCGCAGACGGCTGTGGCCGCGGGGGCCGGCGCGGGCAGCGTGCTGGCGGCCGCCGCAGAGGCATGGTCCGACGTCGGCGGGGGAACCTCCGGAGCCCTGTGGGGTGCGGGACTGCAGGCGGCGGCCACCGTCGCCAGCGACGATCAGCCGTCGTCCACCGCGCTCGCGGTAGCGGCAGTTCATGCGTTCGTCTCGGCGATCGTCGAACGCGGCGGCGCGCAGGTCGGCGACAAGACGATGGTCGACGCGCTCATCCCGTTCGCCGAGACGCTCCGGGAGCGCACGACCGCGGCCGACCCCCTCGACACCGCTTGGATTGCGGCCGCCGACGTCGCACACGCCGGCGCGCAACACACCGCGACGTTCACCGCACGGCGGGGGCGCTCCCGCACCCACGGCGATGCCTCGATCGGCACGCCCGACCCCGGTGCCGTCTCGTTCGCGATTGCCGCCGCCGCGGCGGGGCGGGCAGCGGGCCGGCCGACGACAGGAGATCCCTCATGA